Below is a window of Chiroxiphia lanceolata isolate bChiLan1 chromosome 9, bChiLan1.pri, whole genome shotgun sequence DNA.
TGACCTGATGAAGGTGAGGCAGTCCCCACACCAGGGGTGAACCACACCAGGGGTGAACCCCCCAGGAGTGAGGGCATGGGGAGGGTGCAGAAATGGGGTTACTCTTCCCCCAGTGTGGGGACAACTAAAACATGTCtgagacaggatgagagaagACTTGCAGGAACATCTGTGAGATCCTGACCTGGAAGAGGCATAAGATTCCTTGTCACAGCCACTTTGAGCTCCTTGCTCTGATGTTGGAAGGAAATTGGGCCCtccagctggaggcagcagccaTCCTGGACCCAGGAACAccaggaggggagcagggatgaAGGCAGAGAGAAGGCAGGGATGGGCACAAGCCAAGCATTATTGTTGCCTACTGGCTCCTGCCAGAGGGGAAGGCGAGGTGGATGGGCCTTCCCACTCACTGAGCCAAAACTGCTGTATGAACCTGATGGAGAAACTCAGTGGAAAAATTCAGCACCTGGGAAGTCTCTGGGAGCACAAACCCCAGGAGAAAAAGTCCCTCCAAAACCCAGGCAGGTCTTAGAGCCATGGGAAAAGATGGCTGCCCTCTGGTGActgcagggaagcagggctGTTGGCACACTTGGATACAGCAAGAAAACCAAAGATGGGAAATGAATGAAAGAGCATCACACAAAGTTACAGGCAGCCCAGACAGGAGACACAGCATTAACCAGCCCAGCAGAATGTGCGGTGCATCCAAGGACCATGATGCTGAAGCTGGGGAGTCGCCGGCCatgctttccttctcctgcagggactgggagggagaagagaacGTTTGCTCCTTGCCAGCCTCGTGGCTCCACACAAAAAGTTAACACTACTTTAATCACAAGTCATTATCCACAGGGTCCTGCTGGCCCCGGGCTCATGGGACTGGGGATCCTAAAGTGAGCTTGGACATACCTGTCGCTGAAGATGACCTTGAGCCAAGGGTGGGGAGGCTTGATATGGGGACAAAAATGTTTTGGGAGGTTGCTGGAGTGAAGACGCTCTTCCAGCTACACTTCTCCCTCATTGCAGAGAGTGACTGGATGCATCCTCTCCAATGTCAACACGCCTTCCATCACCCCTGTGATTGGCCAGCCCCAGAATGAGTCCTCGCAGAACATCTACCAGAACAACAACAACGTCTCCAACAAGCCCACTGCAGGTAGGTGGCATCAGGGTAGGGAAGAGGGGGATGACTACTGACCCCTTacctcccagccagggctgccaaGCATTAGGAACAGTGCTCCATCACCTTGTCTTTGAATAGATGGCTCATCTGGCTCTGTGCACCAAGCCcagggtggggtgggggtgcAATGGAGAAGTTACCATCCAGCACAGCAAGGGGAGCCAAGAACAGCATAAAATGGCTGTAAAATCTCACTGGGCTTCAGCTGGATGATGTTCTGCTGAAGAGCAGCTAAAGGAAAAGGTACCTGGTGCCCGCAGGGTGCATGCAAGGGAAGAACTGGCAGGAGAGATGATGGAGCTGGATCCCCTATGAACCAGTGGGATATGGGACATGAAAATATTAGCTAGGGAGAAGCGGGAGCATTACTTAAGTCCCATAAAAATGGACATCTTGTGATTTTCTTAGTGCTTTTAGCTGTCCAGCTGGTCTCTTTAAGGCACAGGGTAGCACTCTGGGGAGTTAATACCAAGAAAGGAGGTGGcggggaggtgctgggagcagtTTCTGCACAGGAGCATCTTGCAGGACCAGGGTGGCTGAAGAGCTTGTACTGGTTAATTGCATCACCTCTCTCCCATTAATTTTCCTTCACCTTTAGCAAAGATCCTGGGGAAGGTGGGAGAAAGCCTGAGCCGGATTTGCTGTGTTCGCCCACCCATGGAACGCTTCACATTTGTGGGTACGTAGAGGAAAGGTCCAGTGTCAGtccagcccccagccctcctcccagccccctgTGCTAGGCCAGGCACCAGcacctctctttttcttccctttctcagaTGAAAATGCCAACCTGGGGACAGTGATGCGATATGAGGAGATCGGTGAGTgcacagccccccagctcccctgaGCCAGCGCTATGTGGCTCGGGAGCTACTGGACAAAAGATCCAGGGGCAAGTGAAGGATATAGAATCATCTCACCCCGGTGCCAGCTACTGAGGCTCAGGGGTGAAACAGGAGCAGTGCTTAACTGTGCTGAGCCTGGCCCTGTTGGCAGACAGCAGCTGAAATAATGGAGTGAGCAGTGGGGACACGGCCCCCAGTGCAGACGCAGACCTGCCATGGCATCATACCTTGACAGTCACTCCAAGTGCCCTCCCATGGTGGTGTCATCCCATCCTGGCAatgcctgcagccctgcaaaGCCTTGAACGGTAGCAGGAGGGATTTCAGCTGCCCTTTCCTCTAAAGCCCTGTAAGGGTTTCAGGCCCACCAGGCTGCCCCAGACATGGCCCCACCATACATcacccagagctctgtgtgGAGAGAGTGCTGGTGGCTCTGACACCCATTTCATGGGCAAGCTCACACACAGCCTGGCACTACAGGCATCCCAGCACCTACACCACACAGAGCCCAGAGGCTTTGGCTACCTGGAAATGCCGAACAGGGAGGCACCCTCCCATGTAGCCATCTCTTCCCACTCCTCTGAGTGGGTTTATGGCTTTTCTCTGGTAGctgtgcaaataaataaatctttagGGGCCCGTCAGAGCAGAAAGCTCCTTCCCATGCCACAACTTTCTTGCTGAGCTGCGAAGCCAACCCTGAAGTTATGGGGCTGGTGCCTGCTCAGCCCCATGTGCTCACACCTGTGagcttctctccttttcttcagagcTTCGCATCTTACTGCTCTGTGGCAGCGACCTGCTGGAGTCCTTCTGCATCCCTGGTCTCTGGAACGAGGCGGATGTGAGTCACCACTGCTGGGCATCCCTCCatgctcctcttccccaggctcccttcctcctcctcctcctctgcttcccacaCCCCATGCTCTTGGGAGCCACTCAGGTCTCTTGGGATGACAGGAGCTGTGCCCACCGGCCCCactgcctcctccttcccaaCCCTGACCCTCACCTCCCCTACACACTTCCACAGGGCTTCCACAGACTCAAGCCCTGCTCCCACTCACTGCTCATGCAGAGGATGTAATCTGGGATGCAGGGTGAGCCCATCCCAAGGCTGTGCTTCCACTCCTTGCCCCTCAAAAGGAGGCAGAATCAAGTAGATGCCAATCCCAGCAGAGTGAGGTGCGCAGGTAGGAAGTAAGATCTTTACAGAAGTTGCCCACACATTAGAAATTAAACACAATTAGAGCCAAATCAACAGCTTTTACTGTTGGTCCTTGCCTgaaaaagacacattttcaTGGGAGAACACCAGCCCTGGAGAGAGGATGGGTTAATGACCCACATGCTGctccagagcagtgctgggtctCCCCCAGCTCTTCGCTGAGATCAGGCAGTCAGCACAAACCTCCCTCCTTGAACCTCTCAATGATTTCTAAATTCAGTTACCACATCTTCAGTCCTAAGTTTTGTAAAGCAATTAGGTGGCAGGTGTCTCCTCTGAAAGGTTTAAAAAGCTGAGATGAGGCAAGTCCTGAAGCCCAGCACAAAGGATGCAAAAATGTCCTCCTTAGGCAACCTCTTCTGCTGCCACCTCCTTCTACCACGAGTTCTCCTCAAAGTCTGAATTCATCACCCAGTAATGGGATTTAACCCCGTGCCTTTTATTTCATCCACTGCAGACCACTTGCCTTgataattctgtatttctgccaAAGGCTGCTGACATATCCCCAAACTCACTTTCCATCTCCATCCAGACCACAGCCCAGCTTTCACAGAGTAGGGGGGGTTGGCAGACAGTGGCAGGTTTTGTGTGGGGTGATTATAAAGCTCTCCACGCTTTGGGTTGTTCCTAGATGGAGGTGATCGTCGGGGAGTTCGGGATCGTGGTGGTGCCCCGGGATGGAGCAGATCCCGACCGGATCATGAACCACTCCTCCATCCTCCGCAAGTACAAAGTGAGTGGATGCACACATGGCCGGGGAAGGCTGTGAGAGGACCCACAACCTCTCTCTACCCAGGAGAGCACTTCTGCCACAGGGCACAAAATATCTCGGGGTCAAATGCTCTCAGCGGTCGGGGGGGATGAGCCACCACGCAGCCACCCCCCAAGGCcagcagggtggggaggctGGTGGGGCAGACACCCACTTTTAAGccatccctttccctccttcccttgcaGAACAACATCCTGGTGGTGAAGGATGACTCAAACCACCCTATGTCGGTCGTCAGCTCCACCAAAAGCAGGTGGGTGATGCAGGGGGACTGGGGGAAGAGCAGGGTGCCCCCAGCCAGCCCCTCCATTGTCCTCACATGGACACCTGACCCATCCAAGTGGGCTCTgatccctttctctctccccgTGCCCCCAGACTGGCCCTGCAGCACGGGGATGGACACGTCGTGGATTACCTCTGCCAGCCTGTCATCGACTACATCCTCAAGAGCCAGCTGTACATCAACGCCTCTGGCTAAGAGCCAGAGGCCTTGCAGCCTACCTGcagcctgcctgcagctctccatcactcttttttctctctctcagtccGTGTCTCCATCTCTCCCCCCATCCCATGGCCTCCTGCCCGTGTCTGCCTCTCACCCCCGGCACCAACACTCCATCGTGCAGCAACGCCCAGGGAACAGTTTGGTCTCTTTTTTGGGGtactgccctgccctgcacacgtggggagggagggggaaccGGCCCAAGAGCGATGTGCTTGGTGTGCTCAAGGGGAGGCTGCCCCGGCACCCCCTCCCAGCATGTCCCTGGGAAAAGGCCCCCTGGTCCATCCTCCCAGCAtgctcagagcaggggctgCCTCTTCTGCATCATCTTACAGAACTTAAGCTCAATAAATCTaggtgcattttttttattctatagTTTTAGCGCGAGCCCTTTGAGCCTCTCGACACGGTGACCAACCAAACCCTGGTTGGCACTGGCTCGGTGCCTCATGGCACGTGAGCCTCCCAGACCGGCAGTAGGACAGCCCAGCTAACCAATCCTCCTCCTGGTCCTGAAAAATCAtggagaagggagcagaggCCTTGGCAATCATCGCTGCCAAAGCATTGCAGGGAGAATGTTGTGTCACCTTCCCTTGGCTGCAAGAACTCAAGCCACTCCCTGGGTGACTTGAGTTGGGGTGATGTTCTACTCCAACCCACAGCACCTAGAAAGGGATCTGCCACTTATGGAGCCGAGAAATGAGGTAGAAAGAAGGAGGTAGTGAGCCAAAACCTCTGGTGACAATTTTCCCCAAAGCTGGTTGGGTCCATTACCATCCTCTGGCCTTCAGATCACTATTTCTGTCTGTAAACTTCCCCCTTCTCCCGCCTCTCCGactctcttcctcttcttgaaGAGTTCATTAAATGCATGATACTTTCCCCCTCCCAAACCAGCTGTGGCTACTTCGCACATCCCTTGGGACATGCCAGactcctgctctcccacctgTGACGTGCCTCCAGTTGCCGAGGATGGAGCCTGGTGGAGACGTGCCAGGGCAGGTAACAGGGAGCAATTACTGAAGCCTTGTGGAGAGGAGGGTTGCTGGAGCAGGCTCGTGTCCTGCTGAGCATCCCTAGGGTGCAAGgaccctgcacagctcctggggaAGGTCACAGCCACAGGGAGGAAGGTTTACCCTTCACCTTCTGTTCTCCCTTTGCTCCATCTAACCTTATATTGCTTCAGGTGGAGCTGTACAGCTGCCTGTAGCTGAGAGTTCTCCATGGTGTTTCAAGGAAAGATGTGAAATTTCCTCTACTTCATCCCTTAAAAGTCCACAAAGTAGCTCTCATTGAAGCTTCAATTGGTGAGACTTTGCACTAAATTTGAtctgctgggtgctgctggcatCCTTGGAACAGCAAACAGCTTTGGACAAAACAAGGCAGGCCACGGTCACAGGGTCCTTGCAGCAGGCAGCATTTTAGGAACAGTAGCTGGCAACTTTTCAGGAGgacacagcccttcccagaaGGGAAATCATGAGGGACAGAGGTGATGTGACTCACCCAAAGGCCCCAGAAGAGGTCTTTCCTTGCCAGGGATTTCCCTCTGCACGGTGAGGTTTGTTCGGGAACTGTTCTAAATTTGTCAGCTGagtccctcagcagcagctccggTGTCTCCAGGTGGTTGCATACGTATTCCATGGGATGAGGAGATTTGGAGATGCCAAAGCAGAGAGGGTGGCGAGTGTGTGGGGGACTCAGAGAACAGGAATGCCTCTTTTCCAGGGAGGTCTTCAGCCAGCTGGAGCTGGTCAGCACCACCCCACTGAGCTCCCTCAGCTGACGTGCTGGGCAGGTGCCCATGGTGGGACACCTCATCCATGAGGTAACCACTAACCAGGTGCTGGACTCCACCCATTGTTGTCACACATTCAGGTTGTCAgtctcccctccctctccacccCAACACAGAAGGTATTCCACACAGCAGCCTCCCCTCCTTGCCAGACCTCACTGTGTttctcagctcccagctggaggagaagcagcagtggtGGCAACCAGCctccaaaacacaaccagaagGGCTGAACCTCCTGGGGGGGCAGCGCCTCTTGGAAGGGGCACGAAAGACAGTGGGTTCCCACTGAGGAAAAGACACGGGGAAGTAAAAcaaaggagatggagaaggaaggaaggtgtCATGCCCGAGAGCCACCTCTgatcctccctccctcccttagGTATGCGGGATGGGACGTGGGGATGCCAGTGCTTCCCACCCCATCATGGTTAGGATGGCATGGCTTAGAGACATAGTGTTGTGGTACAGATGATGAGTATATTCTGTCTGACTAGTCTTACCTGCGCCTTCGTGTATCAGCTCAGCAAAACTCACTGatggggggtgggatggggggttTGTAACAGGTCCTTCAGCTCTGGGACCCatttggaaaaatgtatttgggtgggtatgggaaaaaaataatcatctgtGATGATCCATGTGACTGCCAGGGAGGTGAGGATTGGGGTTTGCAGGGTGcaggggaggggtgggaagaAGCTTGTGGGTCTTGGTCTTTGAACCTCCATTTTTAAACAGTGCAATTtgctgaaagagaaatgaaCTTCAAATGCCctttgggagaaaaaataaataaaggggggagggaaaggggttGAAGTTGTCATGCCACCGATTTCACCTTTGTCAAAAGTTTTGgggccttttttttcttttttttttctgttgctatatgaaaaaaaacagtcattaacaaaaaaaactttatcagcaaaatgtttaaattatgtaataaacaaaacaaaacaaagatgttACTggtgtaattttaaaacagcCCCAAGACAGAGTCAGGACAAGGAGAGCAAATGGCTGGGATAACCCATGGCCAAACCCACCTAAATCAGGGAGCCTGAGAAAATAAACTAAGAGGCAAGATCCAGCCAAAAGTATTCATCATTTATTGACCTCCTCCCtttcaaaaaacccaactcatGGAAAAATAGCCAGGTCCATAATACCTGTCCCTATGCAGTAC
It encodes the following:
- the NMNAT2 gene encoding nicotinamide/nicotinic acid mononucleotide adenylyltransferase 2: MTETTKTHVILLACGSFNPITKGHIQMFERARDYLHKTGRFIVIGGIVSPVHDSYGKTGLVSSRHRLTMCQLAVQSSDWIRVDPWECYQDTWQTTCSVLEHHRDLMKRVTGCILSNVNTPSITPVIGQPQNESSQNIYQNNNNVSNKPTAAKILGKVGESLSRICCVRPPMERFTFVDENANLGTVMRYEEIELRILLLCGSDLLESFCIPGLWNEADMEVIVGEFGIVVVPRDGADPDRIMNHSSILRKYKNNILVVKDDSNHPMSVVSSTKSRLALQHGDGHVVDYLCQPVIDYILKSQLYINASG